In one window of Nicotiana tabacum cultivar K326 chromosome 12, ASM71507v2, whole genome shotgun sequence DNA:
- the LOC107811515 gene encoding mannan endo-1,4-beta-mannosidase 7 yields MKLWGIFFLFLYLFLHVRAAVIRDGFITTKDVHFMLNDSPFYANGFNAYWLMYIASDSSQRDKVSSAFQEAANHGLTVGRTWAFSDGGYSPLQYYPGSYNEKMFQGLDFAISEAGKNGMKLILSLANNYKDFGGRKQYVEWAKSQGESLQSEDDFFSNNVVKGYFKNHIKAVLTRRNSITGVAYKDDPTIMAWELMNEPRCPSDPSGITIQTWITEMASYIKSIDSNHLVEAGLEGFYGHSDAQKQQYNPNFLVGTDFIANNQIPEIDFATVHSYPDQWLTGQDGEAQLNFLNDWLNVHIQDAQSILKKPLIFAEFGKTYKGAGFTAEQRDIVFNTVYSSIYWSAKGGGAAAGGLFWQLLAEGMDSYRDGYEIIFSESPSVSEIILQQSQRLNKIRKMYARLVNIEKWKRARDTINHGN; encoded by the exons ATGAAGCTATGGGGTATTTTTTTCTTGTTCCTCTACTTGTTTTTACATGTTAGAGCAGCTGTAATAAGGGATGGATTTATAACAACAAAAGATGTGCATTTCATGTTAAATGACAGCCCATTTTATGCAAATGGATTCAATGCTTATTGGCTTATGTATATTGCCTCTGATTCATCCCAAAGAGACAAAGTTTCTTCTGCTTTTCAAGAAGCTGCAAACCATGGCCTTACTGTTGGAAGAACTTGGGCTTTTAGTGATGGTGGATATTCACCTCTTCAATACTATCCTGGATCCTATAATGAAAAAATGTTTCAG GGTTTGGATTTTGCCATATCTGAAGCTGGAAAGAATGGGATGAAGCTAATCTTGAGCTTGGCTAACAACTATAAGGATTTTGGAGGAAGGAAACAATATGTGGAATGGGCAAAAAGTCAGGGTGAATCTTTACAATCAGAGGATGATTTCTTTTCAAACAATGTTGTTAAGGGCTACTTCAAAAACCACATTAAG GCAGTTTTAACAAGAAGAAACAGCATAACTGGAGTTGCATACAAGGATGATCCTACAATAATGGCTTGGGAGCTTATGAATGAGCCCAGGTGTCCTTCAGATCCATCAGGAATTACTATCCAG ACTTGGATTACAGAAATGGCTTCATACATTAAATCCATCGACAGTAATCACCTAGTAGAAGCTGGACTAGAAGGATTTTATGGACATTCAGATGCTCAGAAGCAGCAATATAATCCAAACTTTCTTGTTGGAACCGATTTCATTGCGAATAATCAAATTCCAGAAATTGATTTTGCCACTGTTCACTCATACCCTGATCAATG GTTGACTGGTCAAGATGGTGAAGCCCAACTTAATTTCCTGAATGATTGGCTCAACGTGCATATTCAAGATGCTCAATCCATTCTCAAGAAACCTCTTATATTTGCTGAGTTTGGTAAAACATACAAAGGTGCTGGTTTTACAGCTGAACAAAGAGACATAGTCTTCAACACAGTTTATTCCAGTATATATTGGTCAGCTAAAGGTGGAGGCGCGGCGGCCGGCGGCTTATTCTGGCAACTTTTAGCTGAAGGAATGGATTCATATAGAGATGGATATGAGATTATTTTCAGTGAGAGTCCCTCTGTTTCTGAAATAATACTGCAGCAGTCCCAAAGGCTAAATAAGATTAGAAAAATGTATGCAAGGCTAGTGAATATAGAGAAGTGGAAGAGAGCAAGGGACACGATTAATCATGGAAATTGA